The sequence AGCTCGAGGCGGGCGGGAGGGCGGTCGGGCGCGCAATTCCGTCGCGCGGCTGCGTCTAGCTCCCCTCGGCTCGCCCTGGATGGTGGCGCGGACGGCGTGGCCCGAGCAGAGATCTAACCCTAGCTCCGGATCTGGGACCGCCACGCCCGCCAGGTGCTCGACGGTATGACCGGTCGGGAGCGGCGGGAGGACAAGAGGGAGCAGTATGAGTGACCGCGcgggcagcagcggcagcggcagcggcagtggGGACGAGTTCGGGAGGGCCGTGGCGCGGGCGGCGGTCGCGCAGGCGCTCGAGGCCGCGGGCTTCGACTGCACGCACCGCTCGGCCGTGGACGCGCTCGTCGACGTCCTCCTCCGCTACCTCACGCACCTGGGAAGGGCCGCGGCCTTCCACGCCAACCTCGCCGGCCGCGCTCTCGCCAACGAGTACGACATCATCCAGTCCCTCGAGGAAATCGGCACCGACTTTGATGGCTTCGCCGGGGCCGGCACCTCAGGCCGCTGCCTCGTCGGCTCAGGCGTCGTCAAGGACCTCATGGCCTTCGTCGACTCCAAGGACGAGGTGCCATTCACGCGTCCATTGCCCAAGTTCCCTATACCCCGCGCTCCGCAGCCCACGCCCAGCTTTGCTGTGGCTGAGAGAGAGTCTGGGATGAGGCATGTGCCCGAGTGGCTACCGGCCTTCCCGGACCCGCACACATACGTCAGGACAGAGGTGTGGAGTGAGCAGGCGGCCAAGGACAGGGTGGACATGGTCGAACAAgtgcggcagcggaggaaggccgaGAAGTCGCTGCTCAGCTTGCAGCAGCGATTGGCCCTTGCGGGCGCTGATGGGTTTCGGCCAGCGGTTTCTGAGGATAGTGTAGCCAAAGGGAAGGAGATACAACCAGCTGGGAGCAAGAGAAATCCTTTTCTTGAGCCTGCTTTGCCGCATGGAGACAAGGAGGTGTCAGAGGTTGATATCCCTTCTGAGCGGAAGAAACTttctgtccttgatgcatttgCACCAGCAATTCAGGGTGCAAATGCTATGGAGCTTGATTCTGGGACAGGTTGGGACCAGAATCAGAACCAAAAGAGCATTGTTCCAAAGGTGAGGGCACCAGTGCACCTGAAGATTGGAGTAAACAAGAAGCCCCTGGCAGTGGCCCTCAATTCAAATTCCATGGATCTGAGGGAGGACCCGTCGTTTTTGAAGGAGGAACAAAAGGATGACCGGAAGCGGAGGGCTGGGATGATATTGAGGGCATCAATGGATAACCCACAGGAACTGCCCCAGATTTAATATGGTTGGTGGAAGAAGTGCAGTGCCCAGAATGGAGTTGCATTATGGCGAGCTGGGGTGTGGGAGAAGGGATCTATGATCATTTCAGTTTGACGGTGGATCTCCAATATGTGGAATCTTGAGGTATGTTGAAATGTTTCACTTGTGATAATTGCTGCTGGCTATCAGTTCCTTACTTGCTTTGGAGTTTCATTTAAACTGAACATAATCAAATGAGATTGAGCCCACACCAGTTTGTTCTAGGCAATGCAGCGCACGTCTGTTTTGGTTACCTGAAAGTCGGACAAGGATACCCAACTGTAGTAAATAATCTTAGGGTGTGGCTAGGactcatctagatgtgacataactatgtcacatctaagcaTGACATCACACAACATCAGCAAAAACACAATTAAAAAATATTTTGTACAAATCTTGAAGCCCCTTATTATGTGACGAACtacttagatgtgacatccttaaaaaacatctagatgtgaattagtcaTTCTGATAATCTTATGTAGACTTTGCACTACATGTCGTACGGTATAAACTTTAGATTGGGAGTTTTATGTGTTGATATGCGTCACAGCCTGCTTTTAAACTAAGGGCGCCTGGATTATTGTGCCCTATGTTTGTCAGCGATGAGAAGAAATTTTGAGCAATAGCCAGGGCCTAGGGTTTCCGATGGTAGTAAGCATAGTCATGAttactctctgttgttgggtttcTGATGATAGTAAGCATAGTCCTGATTACTCTCAGTTGTGGGTTAAGACCAAAACAGGTACAGTAGTATTTTGACCAACTAAGAAATTAGAAATGTGCTAGTACTTGATTATTAAGAGAGAGAACATTCTATGTTGGCTGCATCAGCGACTCTGCATGAAAGTTGTGTGAGTTTAAGTGGGAAAAGGCACTAGGCATGCGTCTTGAGCGCAATTATGCGCACATTAAACGCCTGTCTGGGCGTGCTTTTTTCTTTTATCAATAGCACAGTAAACACACGAAGAGAGTTGGCCTATGCCTATATGAAGATTAGTGACTAAGTTCCTACTAGACAGTATCCTGGAGAGATTGAGGGAGGGAGGTACTATTCACAGCAGAATTTCTCCTTTATGTTGCTTGTTACATGTATTTTGTTTGAGTTTGATTTTTGTAGCCTTGGCGCAGCGGTGAAGCTGTTCCTTGTTACCATGAGGTCACAGGTTGAGTCCTGGAAACAGTCTCTTGCAGAAATGCAGGGAAAGGCTGCATACAAAAGACCAAAGTGGTCGCACCCTGCGCAAGCGGgtgctacatgcaccgggctgccctttttatttttaatttttgtaGCATGCTAGATTATGTTAGTACAATCTAAAATAAAATAGAACTTTCAATAACTTTTGGTAGCATCAGAAGATTTGGTGGCACTAGAATCCAATAGGTCAGTTCTATCCTTAGGTAGTTAGGCACCCCTGTAGGCCTGTACGTACTGCATGTAGCAGAGTAAGCTGTTTGTGCTCGAGTGTTGATGCTGCTTTTACTAATAACTCGTCAGGCTAGCATGTCCTTTTTATCCCACGAGTGTTAGCTCAGCAGTATAATTTGTGGGATGTCCTTGCATATATAATCATATATTGCCATACATTTCTGCTTTGGTTTGGCTCTATGAAAAAGTTACGACTTCCCATTGAAAATTATGGAGTGGACAGAAATTAACTGGGAACTGGCTTTGGCATCCTTTCAGAATTCAGATGACAAGTGCACAGTTAAAGCAGTTATAGTAGCTGGCACAGTATTTAACACTTGTGTGTGCAAGTGACTGAAAAATAACAAGCAGAATAGTTGAGAACCATTCTGAAATATGATGTCATCTTTGTATGCTGCTTCACAACTTAGTTATAGGAAACTAGTTGGGTCATTTCTGACTAGATGTTTGGTGATTTGTGCAGGCCAGGTATCCTACGATGCAACCTTCGGCCTACTGGCAAGCTCGAACCTTTGTAACCTGCACCCAGTCTCTCCTGTCAGCATCAGCATTGGGATCCCCAGAGATTATTAGGTTTGTAGTTCCTGCTCGTTCCGACATATCACTGGAATGAAGCAAGCCTTTTTCGTAGGGAGCTGATTTTGGAGACCATCCAAAGGCATGATGCTCCTCCTTTGTAGCTAGGAAGACAGAGAGGAGATGTTTGTACAAAAACTGACTTGATTTTTCTGACCAACGCTCCTCTCAACAAAGAGGAAGGGGTGTACGTGTTGATTTGGTTGGCTTATCCAGCTGCATCCGTGTAATGGTGATCACCCATTCGTTGTATTGCTTTCTGTGATTGGAGCGTGTTGATTAGTGCGCTGAGGCTGTAACGGCATTGTACTATACATCATCATTCTTTTGGCCTGTTTCATTCAACTGTGTATCTGATCCGAGCTGGGCACCCCTTGATTCTTCATATATGTTGATTCCATCTCTGTCACTCCTATCTGCTCTCTTTTAGATGGTTTATGTATGTGCTGATAATCTGGACTGGATATTTCTGTGATATTTGCTGCTGATTTGCAGTTCTTTATGGGTTCTCTTCTTCCGAAGGAAATTTAATCAAGATCCCAAGTGATGTCTACGCGGGATTTGCTGCTTGTATGGGCTGCTCCTTGCCCATTTGGTATCTGTCAGCTGGTATGTGAATCTATTTTGTAGAAAGGTTCCGAGCTTAGTTCAGTTCTACTTGGCGTGACAACATTTCACTCTGAATGTGTCATTCTATTCCCAAGCTCAAATGCTCctaccatgaatagtaaaatccacAAAGATGGCAAACAATTCATTTTCTTTTTTATGGTAACAAACATTCCTTTGTTTTCTACCTATATGCAAAATTTTGTGATGTAATGGCATTCGTAGCTGTCTAGCAAAAAAGAACAAAATCGGTGCACTAAAATGTTTTCAGAAGCAACTTTTTGGAGCATCCATTATGTTATTGTTGCACATAGCGTTATAAATGATTATTTCTTCATGAAACTTTGTACGCAGATGAAACATGTTAATCACACAAAAGTTCAGAATTATTTAATGTTTGTTGCTATTTTCCCTTAATTTACTGTTCATGCGATGCATGTGAGAAAGAAAGCCGAGCATACTCGAGAGTTGAAAGTGAGCAAACATACAATGGGCCGCAAATCTGTTTAGCAGAGCGGGTCATAGCGGACGTACAGTGGGCCACAAGTCCATTTAGCAGGGGATGACCTGCTAATATTTATAGGCGTTCTTTTTCAGAAACGGTGGGTaccaagttttttttttttttgaaacaaggagGGGTTGGGGCACAAACCCTAAGTTACCCGATGTCGAAGGTTGATGAGTTCTTTTGG comes from Triticum aestivum cultivar Chinese Spring chromosome 5B, IWGSC CS RefSeq v2.1, whole genome shotgun sequence and encodes:
- the LOC123110669 gene encoding transcription initiation factor TFIID subunit 8, translating into MSDRAGSSGSGSGSGDEFGRAVARAAVAQALEAAGFDCTHRSAVDALVDVLLRYLTHLGRAAAFHANLAGRALANEYDIIQSLEEIGTDFDGFAGAGTSGRCLVGSGVVKDLMAFVDSKDEVPFTRPLPKFPIPRAPQPTPSFAVAERESGMRHVPEWLPAFPDPHTYVRTEVWSEQAAKDRVDMVEQVRQRRKAEKSLLSLQQRLALAGADGFRPAVSEDSVAKGKEIQPAGSKRNPFLEPALPHGDKEVSEVDIPSERKKLSVLDAFAPAIQGANAMELDSGTGWDQNQNQKSIVPKVRAPVHLKIGVNKKPLAVALNSNSMDLREDPSFLKEEQKDDRKRRAGMILRASMDNPQELPQI